One stretch of Arachis duranensis cultivar V14167 chromosome 1, aradu.V14167.gnm2.J7QH, whole genome shotgun sequence DNA includes these proteins:
- the LOC107492637 gene encoding uncharacterized protein LOC107492637: MADKTMKKPYGLVEDVMVKVENHYISASFIVLDVRQDEDDCVILGRPFLAMAKALINVAKGEMVFQLGEDYILFKMSNPNFPSNKKETTVQHLVCQPSLSVQSFTEPPDINSKFGVGHPSTSSKHKGTKKKVPKGWKDKKVPTEGLSPGMRVVFTKMPALPHTVSCVLSLDHVELIHERTCRKFTVRGENLSPYSPP, encoded by the coding sequence atggcagacaagaccATGAAGAAGCCATATGGCTTAGTGGAGGATGTCATGGTTAAAGTTGAAAACCACTACATCTCTGCAAGCTTCATTGTCTTGGATGTTAGACAGGATGAGGATGACTgtgtcatccttggaagacccttcttaGCTATGGCAAAAGCCTTGATCAATGTAGCTAAGGGAGAAATGGTTTTCCAATTAGGAGAGGACTACATCTTATTCAAGATGTCCAATCCTAATTTTCCCTCCAACAAGAAAGAGACAACTGTGCAACACCTAGTGTGCCAACCCTCTCTTTCTGTGCAAAGCTTTACAGAGCCCCCAGacatcaattctaagtttggtgttgggcatcCCTCAACAAGCTCTAAGCACAAAGGTACAAaaaagaaagtacctaaaggtTGGAAGGACAAGAAAGTTCCtactgaaggcctctcacctggcatgagagttgtcttcactaagATGCCAGCCTTACCACATACAGTGAGCTGTGTCCTATCTTTAGATCATGTAGAGCTCATTCAtgagagaacatgcagaaaatTCACTGTTAGGGGCGAAAATCTAAGCCCATACTCACCTCCGTAA